A window of Photobacterium toruni genomic DNA:
ATTAGGATCCACTGATCGTGTGGATAACCGCTAAATGATCCTTATGATCATGCGTTTAAGGACGATCATTTGTTGTGGAGTAGCTTGGATCTTCCAGAGGATAGGCTGGGATCAAAATGCCTACTTATACACAGGGGCTTAGGGGGCTATAAGTTATTAAATGGATAACTATGGGTTGATCACCGTTTAGATCTATAGTTATCCACAGATAAAAGCATTAAATAAGATTACACATTGAGTAACTATTGACCGTTTTTTAATCATTAATTAACGGTTGCCACTCTTCAAACCATATTTCAGCACTCTCTTCAGGGACTGGAGTGATAGAAACATCAATATCAAGCCGTTCACCAAGTTGAGTCGCACCTAAGGTGAGTAATTGTGCTTGAATTTTTTTGCCTGCGGCACAGAAGGTATCGTAGTTACTGTCTCCAAGTCCGATAACGGCAAATTTTAGATGATTAAGAGTGGGTTTTTGGCTGGTAAGCGCATTAGCAAAGGCGACAAAGTTATCAGGATAATCTCCCGCACCATGGGTTGAACAAATGATAAGCCAAATCGTGTCTTGGTTTAGTTGTGCTAATTGAGGTTGATTGGTGATATTTGCTTGATGGCCTTGTGCTGTTAATAAATCCGCTAAATGATCGGCGACATATTCAGCACTACCAAGTGTGCTACCAGTGATCAGGGTAATAGTTGACATAATTAGCCTCAAATTAGTGTTTGATGGGATCATCGAGATGAAACGCTGAATACCTGTATGAGATTGTACTGAGATCAAACCCTATAAAGATAGCCTTTATGGCATAACTGAGCGTTTTTATTCACTGAAAGGGGATTTTTTTATCCACTAGCGAGTGATGGGGATTAAAGAGGGACAAAATGTGGGTATTTTTACTAAAAAATGAATATTTAGAGTGGGTAATATGATCTTTATGATTATTGGTAATAATAGAACATTCATCTTCCATGATGATCTTACCCACATGATCCCCTTATTGTTTGCACAGGCTTATGATCTTTAATTATTCCGATCATAATACTGATCGGGTTCATTCAATGATCTTGTGTCGATGGGGCAAAATAATGATTTTTTGATTATCTGGGTGTTGAATAACATGAACATTGTGATGATAAAGTTGAGTAATTTGATGGGGGGTTAACACTTTTTGAGGAGTATCAAAGGCAATTTGTTGACCGTGTTCAAGCAGTAATAAGCGATCGCAAAATGTAATCGCAGTATTAAGATTATGGATAGCAATCAGTGCACTTTTTCCTTGCTGGCAATGATGCCGAAGAATATTAAGTAATAGTGATTCATGGCCAATATCAAGGCTGGCCGTTGGCTCATCAAGTAGCATTATGGCGGCATTTTGAATTAATAATCGTGCAAAATGTACCCGTTGCTGTTCTCCTCCTGAAAGTTGATTTATTGGGCGAGAAAGTAATTTTTTTATCTCTAACTGATTAATAATATTGGTTATTTCTTGTTGTGATAGTGGTGTTGATTGGTGGTAACCATAATGAATAATGTCTTGAACAAGAAAGCCAAAGGCCGGTTCAGTGTGTTGAGGTAAATAACTTAAATATTGTGCTCGTTGTTGATGACTATAACTGTTAAGTGGACGTTCAAAGAGTGAAATATGACCACTTTTAGGTGCAATAAAACCGCTTAGGCATTTTAATAAGGTACTTTTCCCAGCGCCATTCGGACCGATAATTCCCACTAATTCACCGGGATTAATTACAAAATTTATATTTTGCAATAATGGTTGTGATCCTTGGTGATAATTTAAGTGATTTATTTCCAGTGACGGGATCATGATTGTAATCCTTTATATTGGCTGCGTATAAGTAGAACAATAAAATAGATCCCACCAATAACCGCGGTGATAATGCCTGTTTTTAATTCATTGGGAGCAATAACGGTACGCGCAATAAGATCACACGCTAATAAGAACATCGCGCCAAATAATGCTGAAAAAGGTAATAAAATACGATTATTCGGTCCTATTAGTAACCGTGATAAATGGGGCACTATTAAGCCAATAAAGCCGATGGGACCTGCAATCGCAATCGCCATTGCAGTAAGAAGGGTGGTTAATAACAATAATATTCTACGACTTCGCTGAACATTGATCCCCATTCCATGAGCATTTTGCTCACCTAAAGCAAGTAAATTTAAGGTTTGACCGTGGCGTAATAGCAACCATGCTGCAATGATAATTATTGGGGTTGGCCATAATAATTGTTGCCATGTTCGCGCATCTAAACCCCCCATGGTCCAAAATACAAACTCACTGACTTCATATTGCTGGGCGGTTAACAGCACACCCATGGTTAATCCACCCAATAAACTTGAGACAGCGAGTCCAGCTAAGATAATGAATAAGCCGTGTTGTTGAGTGTGGCGGGCAATGAAATAAACGATGATTGCTGTTGTCAATGCACCGATGGCTGTCACAAGGGGTAAT
This region includes:
- the mioC gene encoding FMN-binding protein MioC, which produces MSTITLITGSTLGSAEYVADHLADLLTAQGHQANITNQPQLAQLNQDTIWLIICSTHGAGDYPDNFVAFANALTSQKPTLNHLKFAVIGLGDSNYDTFCAAGKKIQAQLLTLGATQLGERLDIDVSITPVPEESAEIWFEEWQPLIND
- a CDS encoding ABC transporter ATP-binding protein; this translates as MIPSLEINHLNYHQGSQPLLQNINFVINPGELVGIIGPNGAGKSTLLKCLSGFIAPKSGHISLFERPLNSYSHQQRAQYLSYLPQHTEPAFGFLVQDIIHYGYHQSTPLSQQEITNIINQLEIKKLLSRPINQLSGGEQQRVHFARLLIQNAAIMLLDEPTASLDIGHESLLLNILRHHCQQGKSALIAIHNLNTAITFCDRLLLLEHGQQIAFDTPQKVLTPHQITQLYHHNVHVIQHPDNQKIIILPHRHKIIE
- a CDS encoding FecCD family ABC transporter permease, producing the protein MFVHQYIKPVQAILAITTLLVLLMIYLSLGSVAIPMHDILAMLASYVQGGETLAQQQHPLASAIILQIRLPRACAAILAGSALALAGACSQGLFRNPLASPDILGISAGSSFAAVIAIVSGLTVVNPALLPLVTAIGALTTAIIVYFIARHTQQHGLFIILAGLAVSSLLGGLTMGVLLTAQQYEVSEFVFWTMGGLDARTWQQLLWPTPIIIIAAWLLLRHGQTLNLLALGEQNAHGMGINVQRSRRILLLLTTLLTAMAIAIAGPIGFIGLIVPHLSRLLIGPNNRILLPFSALFGAMFLLACDLIARTVIAPNELKTGIITAVIGGIYFIVLLIRSQYKGLQS